A genomic window from Triticum urartu cultivar G1812 chromosome 7, Tu2.1, whole genome shotgun sequence includes:
- the LOC125520404 gene encoding uncharacterized protein LOC125520404, which yields MALPDELLEEIFRRLPTAADLARASAACVSFRRVITSHPFLRRFRALHPPPLLGILCGGLIPAQPPHPSAAAAATLADADFSCSFLPPSRDRWCLRDGRALFSPAPERTGGDYNRRDLVREFAVCDPLHRRYLLLPALPDHLADQVHRPDIIHCEPFLAPPGDEEDSSFTDFRVMCLTLLRPWMLLLGGLSGRHAARARCTKAGVLPC from the exons ATGGCGCTCCCAGATGAACTCCTCGAAGAGATCTTCCGCCGCCTCCCCACGGCCGCCGACCTCGCGCGCGCCTCCGCGGCCTGCGTCTCCTTCCGCCGCGTCATCACCAGCCATCCCTTCCTCCGCCGATTCCGCGCCCTCCACCCGCCGCCCCTCCTCGGCATCCTCTGCGGCGGCCTCATCCCCGCCCAGCCGCCCCACCCTTCCGCCGCGGCGGCGGCCACCTTAGCCGACGCCGACTTCTCGTGCTCCTTCCTCCCGCCGTCCCGCGACCGCTGGTGCCTCCGCGACGGCCGCGCCCTTTTCTCCCCCGCCCCCGAGCGGACCGGCGGCGACTACAACCGCCGGGACCTGGTTAGGGAGTTCGCTGTCTGCGACCCCCTGCACCGCCGGTACCTCCTGCTGCCTGCCCTCCCCGACCATCTAGCCGACCAAGTCCATCGACCGGACATCATACATTGCGAGCCCTTCCTTGCTCCTCCCGGCGACGAAGAGGACTCGTCATTCACAGACTTCAGAGTCATGTGCTTG ACCCTACTACGCCCATGGATGCTTCTGCTTGGAGGTTTGTCCGGAAGACACGCTGCTCGTGCTCGATGCACAAAGGCTGGAGTTCTCCCCTGTTGA